The Arvicanthis niloticus isolate mArvNil1 chromosome 21, mArvNil1.pat.X, whole genome shotgun sequence genome includes the window tctgtagaccaggctggcctcaaactcagaaatccgcctgcctctgcctcccaagtgctgggattaaaggcgtgcactaccacatGGAGTACTATACACAGTGGCCAAGCTTATGTTTTCATGCTTTGACatgtttctataaatatttacagATCCTCTAACCAGGTAGCCTGGGGAAGCCGGCAGCTAAAGGTATATGCAACATAAGGAGATGGTCAGTAGTGTTTCAGTTATGCTGGACAGGAAGTGTGCTAAGAAAATGGACATGTTGCTCAGTGGATATGAGACCAGAGGGACCCCTTTTGCTGTGCACATTTCAGAGAGGGGGAGATAGAACCAGGCTGTGACAGGTGGTCCCTGAAGGGCTTCAGAGGAGAAACCACAGATGCATATGTGGAgaaaggagctgggtgtggtgggcaGGTCTGCTGATGCCATGTTCTCTCTTGTCTTGCAGTTACATCCAGTGATTAAGGCTTTCCTTTGTGGCTCCATCAGTGGGACCTGTTCCACgctcctcttccagcctctggatCTCCTCAAAACCCGCCTTCAGACCCTGCAGCCCTCAGACCTAGGGTAGGCCATTGCCCTGTCTGGTAGAGGAGCCAGGATTAAATTACTTCATTACGTTAGAGAAACACAAGCTAGGCTGGAATTCCTGTCTGTTGTTGTGTTTGCTTAGACAAGAGTTTTCTTCCTGTATCCcatgctgactttgaacttgcaatcctcctgcctcatttcCTGAGTTCTGGGCCGTGTGCTTTGTGGATactgttttctgaagaaaaaagttaatgtagttttatatacatacatattataatttaattttgttgaCTAGATGGGCTCCAGAGGGCCTCCCTGGGCGATGTTTGCCATTTTCTTTTGCTAGCTTGCATTGTTATAACTGTGCTGCCTAGTACTGGGTTTTGTGGAAATAACAtccattttaaatgtgtgttttgtgtctACTGGCAATATGGGCACTACACATTAGTGTCTGAAAGTGGAATTTATCTCATTGCTTGTGGTGTGAAGATAGGTAAGTATGTATGTGCCAAACCATGAACACATGAAAATCAAGACTGATTCTTGGGCAGGTGTGATGGGACAGCTggtaaaagtgtttgctgccaagccagacaacctgagcttgatccctagGACTCACttgataggagagaactgactcctgcaagttgtcctctgacctccacacgtgtgtacatgtacacacacacacacacacactgtaataaaattttaaaagcagttcTAAGATGCAGTATAGAGATTGCTGTGTGTTCAGATCGTCTGTGCGAGGGAAAATCCACAGTGAGGATGTCTTAACAGACTCTGTTTCTTGCCCTGTCCGTTTTGTCTTCTTCAGGCCCAGGCGAGTTGGGATGCTGGCTGTGTTCTTGAAGGTGGTTCGCACAGAAAGTCTTCTGGGCCTTTGGAAAGGGATGTCTCCTGTAAGCTGCCTTTCGGATCTGGGCTTTCTCAGCACTCACtcaccccttcctccccacctgGAGCTCAGGCTTCCCGTGGCGTGGGCCCTCCTCATTGTGTGGATCAGTTACTGCATACTGCTGGGACCAGGTCCTTGACAGAAGCAGCTTAAGAGAGGAGACACTAATCTGGGCTTGTGTGAGGATGTAGTCTATCTGGATGGGAAAAGCCCAACAGTTGGAGTAGCTCTCAGCATCCTTGTGGGAGgggcatgaggcagctggtcacacctcagcaaacaggaagcagagagccttAGCTAGCTGTAGGCGGGGCTATGATGTAGCTCAGAAGCCAACTCCAATGACTTTGCCAGCAGCCACTCCTCCCACCTCTTGTTCTCCAACCTCTCGAAACAGCGCCACCAAGTGGGGACAGGGTGTCTAGacacatggcctgtgagggagggagggaagccttTCAAACTGTGTTCTTTGGCTTTGCTCCCCAGTTACTCCTGTCCAGTTCTATAATGACTAGCTGATAGTTTTTTAGTTGCGCCCTGTTCTGAGTTTGTGTGAGGCTTCACTGTTGTCCATGCGGCATGTCCTAGCTGTGGTCCACTTGCCTTCATTCACTGTGGCTGCTTCATGGCCAGATCACCTGCTGGGGAGTCACCAGGCAGGACCCATATTTTACTTAGTGAGGTTCTCAGAGCACAGGAGCGCTGGCAGTATGGTGTGCCAGCAAGAAGCTGGGAAAGGCTTTCTGGGAAGGtggaaactctttttttttttttttggtttttcgagacagggtttctctgtgtagccctggctgtcctggaactcactctgtagaccaggctggcctcaaactcagaaatccgcctgcctctgcctcccaagtgctgggattaaaggcgtgcgccaccaccgcccggcggaaactcttaagaagaaaagaaaaccctcccTTCAGCAGGAAGCAGTACTGTGGCCATGACAttgtggagaagaagaagaaacccacAGTTTTTGTTGTCATAGTTTAGATCAGTCACAGCCTCAGTGTGTGGATGGTGCTAGGTCACTGCATTTGTGAGCAGGACAGGAACAGAGAATACAGTCTACTTGATGACAGTATGTTATACTGGAGGGCACTGAGCCTGCTCGAAGATTTCAGTGAGAAATCTCCTGAAATGAGTGGCCACTGCTACTCAGCACAAGTGAGAGATACAGTTCCCTGAGGGACAGGCCACATGTGCCACGGAGCTGCTGACACATTTCCGGCACAGTTGACATGACTGTGGAGAAAGGAGACTGCAGGCAGTCAGACATGAAGCAGTGAGCCTTTTCTCAGAGGTGCCCAGCCTGTGGGGCCAtgctctgctcttgcagaggacccacatcaggcagctcacagctgcctgtaactctaggtccaggAGAGCCAGCACCCTTTTCTGAACTctgttcatacacacatgcaagcctATATACTGACACACGTgtgtatacataattaaaataagctTTGAAAAAAGTAACTGTTGggcataattccagcactcaggaggcagaggcaggggatctatGAATTAgcagccagccaaggctatatagtgagaccctgtctgaaacaaagcaaagagtgggaaggattcgGTGAGTCACATAtcagaagatggagaaaaaaTAGATCAGATCCAGCCATGTGGATATTGAAATTTGCCAAAATGTTCCAGATTGTACAGTAAAGGACAAGATTGTGGGATCAGATCGCCCTTGAGTGAGCCCTGAAGGCTGTGGCTCCTGCAGCTTTGATGAGTTGAAGGGAAGACACCGGATCATGGTGGTGTTCTGAGCAGTTTCAGAAATAAGTCAACTTTTCATCTGTCGGCATCACCTGCTCCTCAGCCCAGACATGAGGTCACATGGCTCGATCCCCCATGACAGGTCAAGGTCAGTAGGAGCCTGACCTACCTAGTGCTCCTACCTCATCTCACCCAGGCCCTTCATTGGTTCCAACAacacaggaagagggagaagCGGACAGTGGGATGTGAGGCGAGGGAGGGTGTAGTCACACACGTTTTGTTAGTTGCTATGCCTTGTTTGTAAGTGAAGCTTATGTGTGTTTGGACAGTCGAGACAGTAGTGTGCGTAGGGCTCTGTCATCCATTGGTCTGGCTACCCCAACATATATGTGGAGACTGTTCATTCCTCTGAAGTATGACTGTTAGCACAGCACCAGCTCTAAAGCTGGCGTGCACTGCTAGCCCATGCAGCCTCGCCTTGGCTACCACTGGGAAAATGGGCTGGGACACCCACACCTTTATTTCTTTGCCCAAAGGCTTTTTCTGGCTCTAAGGACCCACCTTGCTGGAAGTACCAAGGCATTGGTTTCCACCCTCCCCACAGCAGCCTCCAGCCACTAGAAGATGGAAAGTGATGTTTAAACTACACCCTCCCCCTCAGCAGAAAGATCCCAGAGGGTGGGGTGTTCACTGATTGCTAGAGCttgtggggtagggggtgggatggggggagaACTAACTCACCCACAGCTGTAACTGCTTTAATACGCTCTTTATTGGCTGCTGCCtgtcctctctgcccctctctctggcATTCCCTTCACACCATAAACACCTTGCATGTGGATCACCTGGGATCTCTAGAGACCACCCTTCAGAGGCATCTTGCAGTTCTGAGTCTTTggttccctctttcttccctttgcctTTCCCTGCAGTCCATCTTGAGATGTGTCCCTGGTGTAGGAATCTACTTTGGTACCCTGTATTCTTCAAAGCAGTATTTCTTGCGAGGCCATCCTCCCACTGCCCTGGAGTCGGTCATCCTGGGCATGGGCTCACGCTCTGTGGCAGGAGTCTGCATGTCACCCATCACAGTGATCAAGACACGCTATGAGGTGAGCTCATAGTTCTAGAACCTTGGGGTTCTGGGTATCGAGCACTGGTGTCAGCCCTGGGTGTGTAGTCTGACTTAGGGTCAAATATGTTCAGATAACTCACTTTTGTAGGCAGGGCAAGCCATATGTGCACCAAAGCCTTGGTGACTTGGCTGGCATGTAACATGAAGTCTGCTTAggctgtcctgtccagcagggcactAAACAagggtccagggaggtcacctgaaagagagcagtggggtggggggggggcaggcaaagacacaaagaatggcgatctgtctagGCTGATCAAAtcaccatttttactttttcacacaggggttatatgcacatagaggcaggatgtggggaaggggatgacgcaggaacgtaggtgttcagggggagtacagatatcttccagaacagagtgtcagctgggtgaaggtttaggggacaggtcactatgactccgcctatgattcacttgtccttatctaagttggtactgtctaccaaggctacccaaggtctatgactgtccacaagacctatgactacttgttcctgTCCAGctatttccaccaaagctgcctgtttacaataccTTATAGTCATCTGTTCCAGTGTTTTCCACAGacacccaagactttgtgctagcaggctgacttaggcctatggctgattccaggccttcagtgtataagcaaagctgctcCTGACATTAGGCCACCACTCAGATGCTGGCCTGTGCCAGTCACTTACCTCTGCCCTCCCTTTGCAGAGTGGGGCTTACAGCTATGAGAGCATCTATGCAGCCCTGAGGAGCATCTATTGCAGCGAGGGCCACCGTGGCCTCTTCAGGGGGCTGACAGCAACTCTCCTCCGTGATGCCCCCTTCTCAGGGCTCTACCTGATGTTTTACAGCCAGACCAGAACCACAGTGCTCCATGGCACAGGTAAGAGTGTAGTGGGCAGAGGAGTGGCAGAGCCTCTGGGTTTTTGCCTTTTTCTCTGGGGTATTCTTAGCAGCTTTAGGAATGGAGCCACTTTGGGGCTGGGAGCTGGGATGCAGAGGTAGGGTGTCAGACTCTGCCCCAACAGAAGCCTTGTGTCTTCTAAGGGAAGAGGGTAGGCTAGGGGAGAGACAAGTGTGTTTTGCCAAGGTTTTGCAACAGCACTGCTGCACACATGACCTGAGGGACCCTAGGACAGAGCTTTGGGGTGCAGCCTTGAGAGTCTGTTTTTCCAGTGTGTACTTGGTGTGACTCCCCCAGACCAGTTTGGGAACACTGATAGCTGTGGACTTGAGGAAAAATaagtttcctctccttccctttctgtaTTCCCTGTTCTTTTGAGCCCTTCATTTGGGTGGAAGTAGAGCTGTAAACTTGAGGTGTTTGTTGTAGGCTTTTCTCACCAATAAGCTTGTGGACCACACATGGGCCATGCCTGTGGGTGCTAAATGCTTTCCAAACAGAGCAGAGTTGCCTGAAACCTATTCTGCCGGGTGACCTGGACTCAGGAAAGTATGTGGACAACTGTGGAAGTGAACACATTACCCCAGGACTGCCAGTCAGCTGCAA containing:
- the Slc25a38 gene encoding mitochondrial glycine transporter isoform X1 — encoded protein: MGVSAESRSLSVAGTGLASPVIEKARSALLPSQDVEDTVETLMLHPVIKAFLCGSISGTCSTLLFQPLDLLKTRLQTLQPSDLGPRRVGMLAVFLKVVRTESLLGLWKGMSPSILRCVPGVGIYFGTLYSSKQYFLRGHPPTALESVILGMGSRSVAGVCMSPITVIKTRYESGAYSYESIYAALRSIYCSEGHRGLFRGLTATLLRDAPFSGLYLMFYSQTRTTVLHGTAQLDAALMPLVNFSCGIFAGVLASLVTQPADVIKTHMQLSPVKCQWIGQVATVIFKNHGLRGFFHGSVPRALRRTLMAAMAWTVYEEMMARMGLKS
- the Slc25a38 gene encoding mitochondrial glycine transporter isoform X2; protein product: MSQEENDRVCEEVELPNTVKAQLHPVIKAFLCGSISGTCSTLLFQPLDLLKTRLQTLQPSDLGPRRVGMLAVFLKVVRTESLLGLWKGMSPSILRCVPGVGIYFGTLYSSKQYFLRGHPPTALESVILGMGSRSVAGVCMSPITVIKTRYESGAYSYESIYAALRSIYCSEGHRGLFRGLTATLLRDAPFSGLYLMFYSQTRTTVLHGTAQLDAALMPLVNFSCGIFAGVLASLVTQPADVIKTHMQLSPVKCQWIGQVATVIFKNHGLRGFFHGSVPRALRRTLMAAMAWTVYEEMMARMGLKS
- the Slc25a38 gene encoding mitochondrial glycine transporter isoform X3; its protein translation is MGASLGLAGEEDSRLHPVIKAFLCGSISGTCSTLLFQPLDLLKTRLQTLQPSDLGPRRVGMLAVFLKVVRTESLLGLWKGMSPSILRCVPGVGIYFGTLYSSKQYFLRGHPPTALESVILGMGSRSVAGVCMSPITVIKTRYESGAYSYESIYAALRSIYCSEGHRGLFRGLTATLLRDAPFSGLYLMFYSQTRTTVLHGTAQLDAALMPLVNFSCGIFAGVLASLVTQPADVIKTHMQLSPVKCQWIGQVATVIFKNHGLRGFFHGSVPRALRRTLMAAMAWTVYEEMMARMGLKS